A window of Fusarium verticillioides 7600 chromosome 7, whole genome shotgun sequence genomic DNA:
TCAATGAGCCAGGGATTAAAGCACTCACGCTCTCCAATTCCTAGCACAGACGTGTCCACGTGTGTGGCTCCTCCTGCGGTTGATTTAGCTGATGTTTACATAGCGATGCCAAGGACAGGACTACCTTCGAGGGCAGTGACAGCGTTCCTGAAGAGATTGTCAGCCAGCACACATTATTCAATCTTAGGAGTGTCTTACGCGACTGAGCAGCCAGTATCGTCATGGAAGTGGCATTCTTTAGACTTGTTAGCAAAGTTTTCATCATAAGAAGCAACTTGTAGAGTAGAGAAGAGGGATTGACAAGGAGTGTGAGTGAAGAAACGTCGGGTTTGAATACGCACCAATGTCGCAGCCCACCACACCTAGAACACGTTAGCATATTTATCTCTTGGTCATTGCTCGCAAAACCTTACCTCGGAGCGTGCGGACGAGGTCGTAGACCATTCGGGGAGTAGCTCCTCCGACCTAGACGAGGACGCCAAGATTAGCTTCATGCGGTTCACAAAGATGACGGAAAACACGGATGCCCTACAGTGTCGGCGATACCAACGCGGTTCACGCCTGCCTTGTCCCTGTAGAGAAGGTCAACATATATCGTCGTGCTGCTTGCGTTATCCAACGTACACGGCCTGGTAAAGGGCGAGGATATCGACGAGGTCGGATCGGAAACTGTCCTCGGAACTAAATCGCACCTCAACTCCCTTGCTATTGCGTTTATTAGGGACTGGTGCGTCTAAAACCTGTGCAGATTGCAATTAACTTACGACTTGACGTATTCAATGACTTCGAGGGCCCTGAGAAATTCAGTCAGTATAACAATGCCATCCGCCGGTCTCGGGAAAGGGCACATACGTCTGCTTGATCATAGCCATGGACTTTCCATGGCTGTACTCGCGAAGGAAGGATGAAGTGCCGATGACGAGATCTACACCGTCAACTCCGCATTCCTGATCATGTTAGTTAAACGATCGTATGTCTGCAGATGTCGCTGATGAGACTGGCTTACCACTGCGCGCTTGGCATCTTCCATGTTGCATCGAACGTgtgtcaagatcttggccTATTGTAGAATGTGAGCGATGATGTCAGATGGTTCTGCACCCCAGAAGAACGGCCTCACCTTGAGTCCAAGCGAGCAAATGTACTTGCAGTCGTCGTATGAGGCTTGGGAGCTCACAGGGCTCGTAAGCTCAATATACTGGCATCCAAACTCACTGCCGTCCGTTAAAATATTTTCACGAGAAGGTCCGGCGTCGTGAACAGAACAGCTTGGCGGGCGCGGGGGGTTGTCTTACGAGAGCATGGTTGCgatcttgaccttgtgcTCACGAGTGAAGAAGGCATTGGCGAATTGCTCTCCCTCGCGCAGAGTTGACTCGATGATCTGGTATCGCTGTGTGTTGCTCAGGTAGTCCTGGACCTGGCTGTAAGGCGAGGACGACGGTAAGTTGGCCCTCGAGGCCGGGTGCGGGGCGGGAGCCTCGGCTGAATCGTTGTCAGTGCCGCACATCGTGGCAGGCTGGGTCTTTGGAGAGAGGTTGGTTTGTATTTCCT
This region includes:
- a CDS encoding homocitrate synthase, mitochondrial, encoding MCGTDNDSAEAPAPHPASRANLPSSSPYSQVQDYLSNTQRYQIIESTLREGEQFANAFFTREHKVKIATMLSEFGCQYIELTSPVSSQASYDDCKYICSLGLKAKILTHVRCNMEDAKRAVECGVDGVDLVIGTSSFLREYSHGKSMAMIKQTALEVIEYVKSKGVEVRFSSEDSFRSDLVDILALYQAVDKAGVNRVGIADTVGGATPRMVYDLVRTLRGVVGCDIECHFHDDTGCSVANAVTALEGGATHVDTSVLGIGERNGITPLGALMARMVVSAPEYTKATFDLPRLKDIEEYVASVVEINIPFNNPVTGFCAFTHKAGIHAKAILANPSTYEIIDPALFGLTRYVNITSRITGWNAVKGRITQLGLDGPGGFETDDQIKEVTAKIKQLADIRPLAIDDADSIIHAYHLQLTGNGKQQETAA